One Actinomyces respiraculi DNA window includes the following coding sequences:
- a CDS encoding type II secretion system F family protein, translating to MGALAGLMGGLGVVLVWLARTSEPPQWRSERSRRLSDLLIQAGAGGTSPATFVVGSAGVGLVVGLLFLGVSRAWPIALAFGVIAAGIPFLVLSSRARARRTRLREVWPEAVDALVSGVRAGMSLPEAVAALGERGPEAVREQFRAFGSDYAATARFGECLDRLKDRFADPVVDRVVEALRLAHEVGGTDLGVLLRSLSQMLREDLRTRGELEARQSWTVNGAKVAVAAPWLVLALLSTRSQAAQAYASGTGAMVLAAGAVASVVAYRLMLMLGRLPEEGRVLR from the coding sequence ATGGGGGCCCTGGCGGGGCTCATGGGTGGCCTCGGCGTGGTCCTCGTGTGGCTGGCGAGGACCAGCGAGCCACCCCAGTGGCGCTCGGAACGCTCGCGCCGCCTGTCCGACCTGCTCATCCAGGCCGGTGCGGGCGGCACGAGCCCCGCGACCTTCGTGGTCGGCAGTGCGGGCGTCGGCCTCGTCGTCGGCCTGCTGTTTCTTGGTGTGTCCAGGGCTTGGCCCATCGCCCTGGCCTTCGGGGTGATCGCGGCCGGCATCCCCTTCCTCGTCCTGTCCTCCCGGGCCCGCGCCAGGCGTACCCGCCTGAGGGAGGTGTGGCCGGAGGCCGTCGACGCCCTGGTGTCGGGCGTGCGCGCGGGCATGAGCCTGCCTGAGGCGGTCGCCGCCCTCGGTGAGCGCGGCCCGGAGGCGGTGCGCGAGCAGTTCCGCGCCTTCGGCTCCGACTACGCGGCCACGGCCCGCTTCGGCGAATGCCTGGACCGGCTCAAGGACCGCTTCGCCGACCCCGTTGTGGACCGCGTTGTCGAGGCCCTCAGGCTCGCGCACGAGGTCGGGGGGACTGATCTGGGGGTCCTGCTGCGCTCGCTGTCGCAGATGTTGCGCGAGGACTTGCGCACGCGCGGCGAGCTCGAGGCGCGCCAGTCCTGGACAGTCAACGGTGCCAAGGTCGCCGTCGCGGCCCCCTGGCTCGTTCTGGCGCTGCTGTCCACCCGTTCGCAGGCCGCGCAGGCTTACGCGAGCGGCACCGGGGCCATGGTGCTCGCCGCCGGGGCTGTGGCCTCTGTGGTCGCTTACCGGCTCATGCTCATGCTGGGGCGCTTGCCTGAGGAGGGGAGGGTCCTGAGATGA
- a CDS encoding ATP-dependent DNA helicase: MNAQITPEDLARALGTPPPTAEQSEVIAHPLSPLLVVAGAGSGKTATMSQRVLHLVATGRARPDQVLGLTFTRKATAELDQRVSTRLAQLATSGLCDLSEDEPGPTIATYNAFAGSLVREHGLRIGVDPDSVLITEARAWQIVSRLVEETTLALPASSVGSATALVLRLDGALSENLLTVEEARSGLEDLTGLFEGLSQVRGLKTVVGDAAKVMAVQRDMLDLVAQYRDHKRRHGLLDFGEQIALACRVAEEAPEVAQAVREQYPAVLLDEFQDTSVAQTRLLSALFSDGGVTAVGDPNQAIYGWRGASAGALDTFHAMFNPMGTAAVSEGAAPQQATPVRPLSTAWRSDRRILAVANTTSQPLREHRPQPGDAQVEHIPVTRLTERPAGTGLEDGTVMAAFVQEPLEEALAIADFLEERWNPSASMAVLCRTRSQFTAVAEALEERGLPCEVIGLGGMLAVPEVADVRSLLTVAADPERGDRLVRLLTGHGIGASDLKALAQLARHQVASVEREPGGQADIPFLAESIDALTRWDAERAAGRGEAGAAGLTERGRRIAVRVGRAMARVRAGLSLPLPELVVLAEQALDLDIELAARVDDPLGHRALDRLRSVAERFTAEMEAPTLADFLTWLDTAEEREAGLSAPEVEPEPGAVQILTIHASKGLEWDVVAVCGLNEEVFPSYRSRATEDLTVSSGGWMTSSQEFPHPLRADAATLPPFELALLEPPAVDKDQVKEMMGEYRLALGRHALAEERRLAYVAFTRARHDLLLTGSHLTKQAVRPRPMSRFLAELVRRELVEPWAQGLTSMDPEASNPLITRVREGIWPFDAAEGASATSPSRTAQRRSDARRAARRAGAVAVAAAGAGDGEGDSSGDSAGPAGRPASDDALVARWDQDLELLLAERRAHENHRPAVHLPAHLAATSLDNLREDPAAFATDLRRPLPRQPQAAARLGTLFHDTIAQRLAVQGSLLTLAEAGAPDTLDPEGRARLERWLATAENLPLLRGWSLAETEIERELTVGATTLRCRIDAVFRRDGARPDEEGAWLIVDWKTGRWHVPVDQLSVYVHAWAASLGVPTSAVRAAYVYVDPEGGEVDELLAADLLGLEEIARVLSPS, from the coding sequence GTGAATGCGCAGATCACCCCCGAGGACCTCGCCCGGGCGCTCGGCACGCCGCCCCCCACCGCCGAGCAGTCGGAGGTCATCGCCCACCCGCTGAGCCCGCTGCTCGTCGTCGCCGGCGCCGGCTCGGGCAAGACCGCCACCATGAGCCAGCGCGTGCTCCACCTGGTCGCCACCGGGCGCGCCCGTCCCGACCAGGTCCTTGGCCTGACCTTCACCCGCAAGGCCACCGCCGAGCTCGACCAGCGCGTGAGCACCCGGCTGGCCCAGCTCGCCACCTCCGGCCTGTGCGACCTCAGCGAGGACGAGCCCGGCCCCACCATCGCCACCTACAACGCCTTCGCCGGATCCCTCGTGCGCGAGCACGGCCTGCGCATCGGCGTCGACCCGGACTCCGTGCTCATCACCGAGGCCCGTGCCTGGCAGATCGTCAGCCGCCTCGTGGAGGAGACCACCCTGGCCCTGCCCGCGAGCTCCGTCGGCAGCGCCACCGCGCTCGTGCTGCGCCTGGACGGCGCCCTGTCGGAGAACCTGCTGACCGTCGAGGAGGCCCGCAGCGGGCTGGAGGACCTCACCGGCCTGTTCGAGGGTCTGTCCCAGGTGCGCGGGCTCAAGACCGTCGTGGGCGACGCTGCCAAGGTCATGGCGGTGCAGCGCGACATGCTCGACCTTGTCGCCCAGTACCGCGACCACAAGCGTCGCCACGGCCTGCTCGACTTCGGAGAGCAGATCGCCCTGGCCTGCCGCGTGGCCGAGGAGGCGCCCGAGGTCGCCCAGGCCGTGCGTGAGCAGTACCCGGCTGTCCTGCTCGACGAGTTCCAGGACACCTCCGTGGCCCAGACCCGGCTGCTGAGCGCCTTGTTCTCCGACGGCGGCGTCACCGCGGTGGGGGACCCCAACCAGGCGATCTACGGCTGGCGCGGAGCCAGCGCCGGCGCCCTCGACACCTTCCACGCCATGTTCAACCCCATGGGCACGGCCGCCGTGTCCGAAGGCGCCGCCCCGCAGCAGGCCACTCCCGTGCGACCCCTGTCGACGGCCTGGCGCAGCGACCGGCGCATCCTCGCCGTCGCCAACACCACCTCTCAACCCCTGCGCGAGCACAGGCCCCAGCCCGGTGACGCCCAGGTCGAGCACATCCCGGTCACCCGCCTCACCGAGCGTCCCGCCGGCACCGGCCTCGAGGACGGCACCGTCATGGCGGCCTTCGTCCAGGAGCCGCTCGAAGAGGCCCTCGCCATCGCCGACTTCCTCGAGGAACGCTGGAACCCCAGTGCCTCCATGGCCGTCCTGTGCCGCACGCGCAGTCAGTTCACCGCCGTGGCCGAGGCGCTGGAGGAGCGCGGGCTGCCCTGCGAGGTCATCGGCCTGGGAGGCATGCTCGCCGTGCCCGAGGTCGCGGACGTGCGCTCACTGCTGACCGTCGCGGCGGACCCCGAGCGGGGGGACCGGCTGGTGCGCCTGCTCACCGGTCACGGCATCGGCGCCTCAGACCTCAAGGCCCTGGCGCAGCTGGCCCGCCACCAGGTCGCCTCCGTCGAGCGGGAGCCCGGCGGACAGGCCGATATACCCTTCCTGGCCGAGTCCATCGACGCCCTGACCCGGTGGGACGCCGAGCGCGCCGCGGGACGTGGCGAGGCGGGTGCCGCGGGCCTGACCGAGCGCGGACGGCGCATCGCGGTGCGTGTGGGACGAGCCATGGCCCGGGTCCGCGCCGGACTCTCCCTGCCCCTGCCCGAGCTCGTCGTGCTGGCCGAGCAGGCCCTCGACCTCGACATCGAGCTCGCCGCCCGCGTGGATGACCCCCTGGGACACCGAGCCCTGGACCGCCTGCGCTCGGTAGCCGAGCGCTTCACCGCGGAGATGGAGGCGCCGACCCTCGCAGACTTCCTCACCTGGCTCGACACCGCCGAGGAGCGTGAGGCGGGACTGTCCGCCCCCGAGGTCGAGCCCGAGCCCGGCGCCGTGCAGATCCTCACGATCCACGCCTCCAAGGGCCTGGAGTGGGACGTCGTCGCCGTGTGCGGCCTCAATGAGGAGGTCTTCCCCTCCTACCGGTCCCGCGCCACCGAGGACCTGACGGTCTCGAGTGGCGGTTGGATGACCTCCTCCCAGGAGTTCCCCCACCCGCTGCGCGCCGACGCCGCGACCCTGCCCCCCTTCGAGCTCGCCCTCCTCGAACCGCCGGCTGTCGACAAGGACCAGGTCAAGGAGATGATGGGCGAGTACCGGCTCGCCCTGGGCCGGCACGCACTGGCCGAGGAGAGGCGCCTGGCCTACGTCGCCTTCACCCGGGCCCGCCATGACCTGCTCCTGACCGGTTCGCACCTGACAAAGCAGGCGGTCAGGCCGCGGCCCATGTCCCGCTTCCTCGCTGAGCTCGTGCGCCGCGAGCTCGTCGAGCCCTGGGCCCAGGGGCTGACCTCTATGGACCCCGAGGCCAGCAACCCGCTGATCACCCGCGTGAGAGAGGGCATCTGGCCCTTCGACGCGGCCGAGGGGGCCAGCGCGACGAGCCCGAGCCGGACGGCGCAGCGGCGCTCAGACGCCCGGCGTGCTGCCCGGCGTGCGGGGGCCGTCGCCGTCGCCGCGGCCGGAGCGGGAGACGGCGAGGGAGACAGTTCAGGAGACTCCGCCGGGCCAGCGGGGCGGCCGGCCTCCGACGACGCCCTGGTGGCGCGCTGGGACCAGGACCTCGAGCTCCTGCTCGCAGAGCGGCGCGCACACGAGAACCACCGGCCGGCCGTGCACCTTCCCGCGCACCTGGCCGCGACCAGCCTCGACAACCTGCGTGAGGACCCCGCCGCCTTCGCCACCGACCTGCGCCGTCCGCTGCCCCGCCAGCCCCAGGCCGCGGCGCGTCTGGGCACACTCTTCCACGACACCATCGCCCAGCGGCTCGCCGTCCAGGGCAGCCTGCTGACCCTGGCGGAGGCGGGCGCGCCCGACACCCTCGACCCCGAGGGGCGTGCGCGGCTCGAACGCTGGCTCGCCACCGCCGAGAACCTGCCCCTGCTGCGGGGGTGGAGCCTGGCCGAGACCGAGATCGAGCGCGAGCTCACCGTCGGGGCCACGACCCTGCGCTGCCGCATCGACGCGGTCTTCCGTCGTGACGGCGCCCGCCCGGACGAGGAGGGGGCGTGGCTCATCGTGGACTGGAAGACGGGGCGCTGGCACGTGCCGGTGGACCAGTTGAGCGTCTACGTGCACGCCTGGGCCGCCTCGCTGGGGGTGCCCACGAGCGCGGTGCGTGCGGCCTACGTCTATGTCGACCCCGAGGGTGGTGAGGTCGACGAGCTCTTGGCTGCGGACCTGCTGGGCCTGGAGGAGATCGCGCGCGTCCTCTCCCCGTCCTGA
- a CDS encoding CpaF family protein encodes MDASTLLHTEIRELVRRRGIDPLSQVDALEALVAEAGADYLSRADAGLVPPLTDPERAQAAAVDALAGLGPLQPYLEDESVEEIWVNAPGRVFIARHGRSELTTTILEDEEIRVLVERMLRVSGRRLDLSSPFVDAQLPGGERLHVVIPPITAAHWALNIRKHTAHATRTADLVRLGSLTGQAAAFLDACVQAGLNVLVSGATQAGKTTMVRALAGAIPAGQRVVTCEEVFELNLRHRDCVAMQTRDDNLEGVGGINLRRLVKEALRMRPDRLLIGEVREAEALDLLIAMNSGMPSMSTIHANSAREAIVKLCTLPLLAGENVGSQFVVPTVASAVDIVVHLDINPRGHRQVREIAALPGRVEADVIELADVFHRDARGRLVRGPGAPTHPERFHNAGHDLSALLATGPRSDDAAPSAGDVPGRWL; translated from the coding sequence ATGGACGCCTCGACTCTCCTGCACACCGAGATCCGCGAGCTCGTGCGTCGGCGCGGCATTGACCCGCTGAGCCAGGTCGACGCCCTCGAGGCCCTGGTCGCTGAGGCGGGCGCCGACTACCTCAGCCGTGCCGACGCCGGCCTCGTGCCGCCCCTGACCGACCCCGAACGGGCCCAGGCCGCCGCTGTCGACGCGCTCGCGGGCCTGGGCCCTCTGCAGCCCTACCTCGAGGACGAGAGCGTCGAGGAGATCTGGGTCAATGCCCCCGGCCGCGTCTTCATCGCCCGCCACGGGCGCAGTGAGCTGACCACAACCATCCTTGAGGACGAGGAGATCCGGGTCCTGGTCGAGCGGATGCTGCGCGTCTCGGGGCGCCGGCTGGACCTGTCCAGCCCCTTCGTCGACGCCCAGCTGCCCGGCGGTGAGCGCCTGCACGTCGTCATCCCGCCGATCACCGCCGCCCACTGGGCCCTCAACATCCGCAAGCACACCGCGCACGCGACCCGCACCGCCGACCTCGTGCGCCTGGGATCCCTCACCGGGCAGGCGGCCGCCTTCCTCGACGCCTGCGTGCAGGCGGGCCTCAACGTGCTCGTCTCCGGCGCCACGCAGGCCGGCAAGACGACGATGGTGCGGGCCCTGGCGGGCGCGATCCCGGCGGGGCAGCGGGTCGTCACCTGCGAGGAAGTCTTCGAGCTCAACCTGCGCCACCGCGACTGCGTGGCCATGCAGACCCGCGACGACAACCTCGAGGGCGTTGGTGGTATCAACCTGCGCCGCCTGGTCAAGGAAGCCCTGCGCATGCGCCCCGACCGCCTCCTCATCGGCGAGGTCCGTGAGGCCGAGGCCCTCGACCTGCTCATCGCCATGAACTCGGGCATGCCCTCCATGTCCACCATCCACGCCAACTCCGCTCGCGAGGCCATCGTCAAGCTGTGCACCTTGCCCCTGCTGGCGGGAGAGAACGTCGGCTCCCAGTTCGTCGTCCCCACCGTGGCCAGCGCCGTCGACATCGTCGTCCACCTGGATATCAATCCGCGCGGACACCGGCAGGTGCGTGAGATCGCGGCCCTGCCTGGGCGCGTCGAGGCCGACGTCATCGAGCTCGCGGACGTCTTCCACCGGGATGCGCGCGGTCGGCTCGTGCGCGGGCCCGGAGCCCCCACCCATCCCGAGCGCTTCCACAACGCGGGTCATGACCTGTCGGCGCTGCTGGCTACCGGCCCGCGTTCCGACGACGCGGCCCCGTCCGCCGGCGACGTCCCGGGCAGGTGGCTCTGA
- a CDS encoding DUF3107 domain-containing protein, with product MQVTIGIKHSPRELTLETSASQEDVLAALAGAATQDVTVSDDKGRKIFVPAGSLAYVELGEAAPRRVGFGV from the coding sequence ATGCAGGTGACGATCGGAATCAAGCACTCCCCCCGCGAGCTGACCCTGGAGACCTCCGCGAGCCAGGAGGACGTGCTCGCCGCCCTCGCCGGCGCGGCCACGCAGGACGTCACCGTCAGCGACGACAAGGGCCGCAAGATCTTCGTCCCGGCAGGGTCCCTGGCCTACGTCGAGCTCGGAGAGGCCGCTCCCCGCCGCGTCGGCTTCGGCGTCTGA
- a CDS encoding PD-(D/E)XK nuclease family protein, with translation MTAARGPQDPDTGAGGAPTPPAVRLLPAQEPGALPGPDPDAAAVLARAAAGEDLVVLGAPGTGRSTLALHLLTRAVADGRDALLLAPTRSRADLLRTRAAQLLAGGGGGVVRVRTPASYAFTVLSTFLTARADPLPAPVLLAGAEEDAALASLLRPIQWPGLPAEAVGSRAFRTELRNLLARAGELGVTAEDLADWGCRLDVPLWGPASELLNAWDAQGRASAERRSEIRKMDSARIQDRAIEALVAWESDGVTEPRPVPDLVIVDDYQDCTAATARLLVALARPDGSGHRAQVVVLGDPDVAVETFRGGTPSLLVEAEDRTGLGATRMRLGTRHRGTPALVRVWEDQAARLPVTGTASHRRPQPAATREPDGRRPGAPEVADDGRGDSPGAARAGAPTGVEVLVADSEPQETAHVARLLRAEHIHHGTGWEHMAVILRSAGHARAVARELRRRGVPLASTTPAVLLRAEPAAAALLAVAGAALDGRLGDTDAPPERPSALDLLTSPLIGLSILDLRRLRRHLRAGQPAEQSPDEHLLTVLSSTATADALARALHEDANPLAEQADRLARAAAVVAALRQVVRDSRDQDGGGHVDAEHLLWRAWDASGRAEAWRERALDPAARTSHGAALLAEAAEHDLDVVTALFKRAEVWAERHPGAGAADFLAELAAEVLPSDSVAPQGVRPAGVSVLTPAAAVGREWEVVAVMGLGRDTWPDLRLRDTLTRSGLLVDAVTDRLPLDADGHPTASLDAVSARAEVRADERRMLLAALTRARRRLLVTAVSDEENAPSSFLLEVARAAGARVTDADGHVLTAPEAGDLTLRGLVGELRQALVTGHLPGAGPVQHERARAAAAMLARLAAEHVPGASPSSWLGVAGPSSSARLVAEGERVRVSPSDVEALNACPLKWFLQRNGAGSAPSKAQDLGTLVHDLAEEAQRTGLRGDALTARFEELLPSLGYPDTWMGGLETTRARDIVERLGRYLDSVPGPVDVEQPIRVDLDLPPAPDEDTADGTDAPLRLTLAGRIDRLEHLETPNDEHPRVRLIDLKTGKYVSADPARHPQLAAYRLALEAAGYEVTGAALVLLGKDPLKKDAGMPVLAPAGAALDPSPDPDTGEDWARRLLTTAAKAASAGALTARTGEQCRTCAVKDSCPVQSEGRRTVS, from the coding sequence ATGACAGCAGCACGAGGACCTCAGGACCCGGACACCGGGGCAGGCGGAGCACCAACGCCCCCGGCGGTGCGGCTCCTGCCCGCCCAGGAGCCCGGCGCCCTGCCCGGGCCCGACCCCGACGCGGCCGCGGTCCTGGCCCGTGCCGCCGCGGGGGAGGACCTCGTGGTCCTGGGCGCCCCTGGCACCGGCAGGTCCACCCTCGCCCTGCACCTGCTCACGAGGGCTGTGGCTGACGGCCGCGATGCGCTGCTGCTCGCCCCGACCCGCTCACGCGCCGACCTCCTGCGCACCCGGGCGGCCCAGCTGCTCGCCGGTGGCGGCGGAGGAGTGGTGCGCGTGCGCACCCCCGCGAGCTACGCCTTCACCGTCCTGAGCACCTTCCTCACCGCCCGTGCGGACCCTCTGCCCGCACCCGTCCTGCTCGCCGGCGCGGAGGAGGACGCCGCGCTCGCCTCCCTGCTGCGGCCCATCCAGTGGCCCGGCCTGCCCGCCGAGGCCGTCGGCTCGCGGGCCTTTCGCACCGAGCTGCGCAACCTCCTGGCCCGCGCGGGCGAGCTCGGCGTCACGGCCGAGGATCTCGCGGACTGGGGGTGCCGCCTCGACGTGCCCCTCTGGGGGCCCGCCTCCGAGCTGCTCAACGCCTGGGACGCCCAGGGCCGGGCGAGCGCCGAACGGCGCAGCGAGATCCGGAAAATGGACTCCGCCCGCATCCAGGACCGCGCCATTGAGGCCCTGGTCGCCTGGGAGTCCGACGGCGTGACCGAGCCCCGTCCCGTGCCCGACCTCGTCATCGTCGACGACTACCAGGACTGCACCGCCGCCACCGCCCGCCTGCTCGTGGCCCTGGCCCGGCCCGATGGGAGCGGGCACCGGGCGCAGGTCGTCGTCCTGGGGGACCCGGACGTCGCCGTCGAGACCTTCCGGGGCGGTACGCCCAGCCTCCTGGTGGAGGCGGAGGACCGCACGGGACTGGGCGCCACCCGGATGCGGCTGGGGACCCGGCACCGCGGCACCCCCGCCCTCGTGCGCGTGTGGGAGGACCAGGCGGCGCGCCTGCCGGTGACTGGCACGGCCTCGCACCGCAGGCCGCAGCCGGCCGCCACCCGGGAGCCCGACGGCAGACGGCCCGGTGCGCCCGAGGTTGCCGACGACGGACGGGGCGACAGCCCTGGAGCAGCCCGGGCCGGTGCCCCCACCGGCGTCGAGGTCCTCGTCGCCGACTCCGAGCCCCAGGAGACCGCTCACGTCGCCCGCCTGCTGCGCGCCGAGCACATCCACCACGGCACCGGCTGGGAGCACATGGCGGTCATCCTGCGCTCGGCCGGACACGCCCGCGCCGTGGCGCGCGAGCTGCGCCGCCGAGGCGTGCCCCTGGCCTCCACGACCCCCGCCGTGCTGCTGCGCGCCGAGCCCGCTGCCGCCGCCCTGCTCGCCGTCGCCGGCGCCGCCCTCGACGGGCGCCTGGGAGACACCGACGCACCGCCCGAGCGGCCCAGCGCCCTCGATCTGCTCACCAGCCCGCTCATCGGGCTCAGCATCCTCGACCTGCGCCGCCTGCGCCGCCACCTGCGCGCCGGGCAGCCCGCTGAGCAGTCCCCGGACGAGCACCTTCTCACCGTCCTGTCCAGCACCGCCACCGCTGACGCCCTCGCGCGCGCCCTGCACGAGGACGCCAACCCCCTGGCCGAGCAGGCGGACCGCCTCGCCCGCGCGGCCGCCGTCGTCGCCGCACTCAGGCAGGTCGTGCGGGACAGCCGGGACCAGGACGGCGGCGGGCACGTCGACGCCGAGCACCTGCTGTGGCGGGCCTGGGACGCCTCCGGCCGTGCCGAGGCCTGGCGCGAACGGGCCCTCGACCCGGCCGCACGCACCTCCCACGGGGCCGCCCTGCTCGCCGAGGCCGCCGAGCACGACCTCGACGTCGTCACCGCCCTGTTCAAACGCGCCGAGGTCTGGGCCGAGCGCCACCCGGGCGCCGGGGCCGCGGACTTCCTGGCCGAGCTCGCCGCCGAGGTCCTGCCCTCCGACTCCGTCGCCCCCCAGGGCGTGCGCCCCGCGGGCGTCAGCGTGCTCACCCCCGCGGCCGCCGTCGGGCGCGAGTGGGAGGTTGTCGCCGTCATGGGCCTGGGTCGCGACACCTGGCCGGACCTGCGCCTGCGCGACACACTCACCCGCTCCGGGCTGCTCGTCGACGCCGTCACCGACCGCCTTCCGCTGGATGCCGACGGCCACCCCACCGCCTCCCTCGACGCCGTCAGCGCGCGCGCCGAGGTCCGCGCCGACGAGCGCCGCATGCTCCTGGCCGCCCTCACCCGGGCCCGCAGGCGGCTGCTCGTGACCGCCGTCAGCGACGAGGAGAACGCGCCCTCGTCCTTCCTCCTGGAGGTCGCGCGCGCCGCCGGGGCCCGCGTGACCGACGCCGACGGGCACGTGCTCACCGCCCCCGAGGCTGGGGACCTGACCCTGCGTGGCCTCGTCGGCGAGCTGCGCCAGGCCCTCGTCACCGGTCACCTGCCCGGTGCCGGCCCAGTACAGCACGAGCGCGCCCGCGCCGCCGCCGCCATGCTCGCCCGACTGGCCGCCGAGCACGTGCCGGGAGCCTCGCCCTCCTCCTGGCTGGGGGTGGCCGGGCCCTCGAGCAGCGCCCGCCTCGTGGCCGAGGGCGAGAGGGTGAGGGTCAGCCCCTCCGACGTCGAAGCGCTCAACGCCTGCCCGCTCAAATGGTTCCTCCAGCGCAACGGCGCCGGCTCGGCCCCCTCCAAGGCCCAGGACCTGGGCACCCTCGTCCACGACCTTGCAGAAGAGGCCCAGAGGACCGGGCTGCGTGGCGACGCCCTCACGGCGCGCTTCGAGGAGCTCCTGCCCTCCCTGGGATACCCGGACACGTGGATGGGCGGCCTCGAGACCACCCGGGCACGGGACATCGTCGAGCGGCTAGGGCGCTACCTCGACTCCGTCCCCGGCCCGGTCGACGTCGAGCAGCCGATCCGGGTGGACCTCGACCTGCCCCCCGCCCCCGACGAGGACACCGCGGATGGGACGGATGCCCCCCTGCGCCTTACCCTCGCCGGGCGCATCGACCGCCTCGAGCACCTTGAGACCCCGAACGACGAGCACCCGCGGGTCCGCCTCATCGACCTCAAAACCGGCAAGTACGTCAGCGCCGACCCCGCCCGTCACCCCCAGCTCGCGGCCTACCGCCTCGCCCTGGAAGCCGCCGGCTACGAGGTCACCGGCGCCGCCCTCGTCCTGCTCGGCAAGGACCCGCTGAAGAAGGACGCCGGGATGCCCGTCCTCGCACCCGCCGGTGCCGCCCTCGACCCCAGCCCCGACCCGGACACCGGCGAGGACTGGGCCCGGAGGCTGCTGACCACCGCCGCCAAGGCCGCCAGCGCCGGCGCGCTGACCGCACGCACCGGTGAGCAATGCCGCACCTGTGCGGTCAAGGACTCCTGCCCCGTGCAGAGCGAAGGAAGAAGGACCGTCTCGTGA
- a CDS encoding phosphotransferase — protein MSSTTNGPTPPTDANEEPTVPPGDAQVREPSPLTLAAMAAVAVPGLDPARLALPQQESATLRVVGVIDTQGRHWEVHQARTDAAGAALDAEAEVLRRIGRVHDDGRLSFDVSRPAGSLRREDVHIQVRSHVSGRPVEVTELHPGPGLSAGLGKALGELHELPTEVVSEAGMPVYDAEEVRERWVTVLDEAAATGKVPPALLRRWEQVLEDTAMWRFRPGVVHGDLAEENILVAGGAVVGMRGLDQVHVGDPAEDMAWVYANVPVDCLDSVEGAYDVARTEGVDRHLRDRAELVSEMSLARWLLHGVRSGSEAVMQDAVSMLQDLAAQVGEEPLVEVHEPRLAPVAGEKEVSSPSAATREIAMVRVEDAETDDGVSRDSEADDGGATED, from the coding sequence ATGTCGAGCACGACCAACGGTCCGACCCCGCCCACCGACGCCAACGAGGAGCCCACTGTGCCGCCCGGCGACGCTCAGGTGCGCGAGCCCTCTCCGCTGACGCTGGCCGCGATGGCCGCCGTCGCCGTGCCCGGTCTTGACCCGGCGCGTCTGGCCCTGCCGCAGCAGGAGTCGGCGACGCTGCGCGTCGTCGGAGTCATCGACACCCAGGGACGTCACTGGGAGGTTCACCAGGCACGCACGGACGCTGCGGGTGCTGCCCTCGACGCGGAGGCGGAGGTGCTGCGCCGCATCGGGCGGGTGCACGACGACGGGCGCCTGTCCTTCGACGTCTCTCGGCCGGCCGGCTCCCTGCGCCGCGAGGACGTGCACATCCAGGTCCGCTCCCACGTGAGCGGACGGCCCGTGGAGGTCACGGAGCTCCACCCGGGCCCCGGGCTGTCCGCCGGGCTGGGTAAGGCGCTGGGCGAGCTGCACGAGCTTCCGACTGAGGTCGTCTCCGAGGCGGGCATGCCCGTCTACGACGCCGAGGAGGTGCGCGAGCGGTGGGTAACGGTCCTCGACGAGGCCGCGGCAACGGGCAAGGTGCCCCCGGCGCTGCTGCGACGCTGGGAGCAGGTGCTGGAGGACACGGCCATGTGGCGCTTCCGTCCGGGCGTGGTCCACGGGGACCTCGCCGAGGAGAACATCCTCGTCGCCGGCGGCGCAGTGGTCGGGATGCGTGGCCTTGACCAGGTGCACGTGGGCGACCCGGCAGAGGACATGGCCTGGGTCTATGCGAATGTGCCGGTGGACTGCCTGGACTCGGTGGAGGGCGCCTACGACGTCGCCCGCACCGAGGGCGTGGACCGGCACCTGCGCGACCGTGCCGAGCTCGTCTCGGAGATGAGCCTGGCGCGCTGGCTGCTGCACGGGGTCCGTTCGGGCTCCGAGGCCGTGATGCAGGACGCGGTGTCGATGCTCCAGGACCTGGCCGCGCAGGTGGGCGAGGAGCCATTGGTCGAGGTGCACGAGCCGCGACTGGCGCCGGTGGCGGGCGAGAAGGAGGTCTCCTCCCCCTCTGCCGCGACGCGCGAGATCGCGATGGTGAGGGTCGAGGACGCCGAGACCGACGACGGCGTCTCGCGCGACAGCGAGGCCGACGACGGCGGCGCCACTGAGGACTGA
- a CDS encoding ferritin-like fold-containing protein has protein sequence MSSTVPPAHVTAVAGLVAFSCTAASIRHAKDAGKAPRMVERAELLRMSAERVSAFSDVDAVLRSLGTDAPTAAQPYQGCLGELDERLRPADWAERLLKSHLYLGMLRDFCRALVQALPDAAREPLAKALAEDAFEDFAAAQLLSAVAADPQLAGRMGLWGRRVVGDEIGSLLRVAGFPGLLGGPVTQAELHEAMSDGALRRVQGLGLNA, from the coding sequence ATGAGCTCGACCGTGCCCCCCGCCCACGTCACCGCCGTCGCCGGTCTCGTCGCCTTCTCCTGCACTGCGGCCTCCATCCGCCACGCCAAGGACGCGGGCAAGGCACCCCGCATGGTTGAGCGGGCCGAGCTGCTGCGCATGAGCGCCGAGCGCGTGAGCGCCTTTTCCGACGTCGACGCCGTTCTGCGGTCACTGGGTACGGACGCGCCGACAGCGGCCCAGCCCTACCAGGGCTGCCTCGGCGAGCTGGACGAGCGTCTGCGCCCCGCCGACTGGGCCGAGCGCCTGCTCAAGAGCCACCTCTACCTGGGGATGCTCAGGGACTTCTGCCGCGCCCTGGTTCAGGCGCTGCCGGACGCCGCGCGCGAGCCGCTGGCCAAGGCGCTGGCCGAGGACGCTTTCGAGGACTTCGCCGCTGCGCAGCTTCTGTCGGCGGTGGCGGCCGACCCGCAGCTCGCGGGCCGCATGGGCCTGTGGGGGCGCCGGGTGGTCGGCGACGAGATCGGTTCGCTGCTGCGTGTGGCGGGTTTCCCGGGCCTGCTCGGTGGGCCGGTCACCCAGGCGGAACTGCACGAGGCGATGTCCGACGGCGCCCTGCGGCGCGTCCAGGGCCTGGGTCTCAACGCCTGA